A single window of Salvia splendens isolate huo1 chromosome 6, SspV2, whole genome shotgun sequence DNA harbors:
- the LOC121807199 gene encoding LOW QUALITY PROTEIN: coilin-like (The sequence of the model RefSeq protein was modified relative to this genomic sequence to represent the inferred CDS: inserted 3 bases in 2 codons; deleted 1 base in 1 codon) has protein sequence MELSKRIRVVFKDDDILSDTQKLEGLSRSWVLLDPHRHDAVSDLASHLLHAFRLHQSCPHGIVLSISGFALPPFVSTRILKDDEIISVRKRKDILSIEGNNAAANDVQKLKALEKRPVDAGVLLLANGEFEKEKGGYESDESEDDDEVLLDVVEDSAAENSRKKNRKRKAAERLEGNKEKKQRSVVTGNASSDVCKEKKDASVARDNVENKDNPAKHSDEDNVVGPGEERIVVVQEIDNKIDDAEIPPKETKKVPSRSARRAYKKRIWLREMXKIQKQNATCESEGLRNWKEDQAKADRRKRNGQSNGQQKWKKYQAEGERNKDDGQPKGLLHWKLFSQDNRVVKGKKHKQNSRNDDCLELRKQNGDERKQKNQNGDAHKQKNQNYDKHGQLTQMSGTLEQPSHSMHEQPDQSSPSIQECINQNCDASKPSNYNCMEENEFAPIEIRPGHIRFEPLEEEEAVQQDHAPLKTFNWNGITSKKKGQQWGKENRGFTPRNDYGTNKEDSEALTKEKKKQPNERINFDKLHPLPGAPKKGDLIAYRVLELSSTWTPELSAHRVGKVSWYNAESQQMMLLPVLEYPLVSEEDDEGDATELDNSLYREDGSLEIDFSALIDVRVLTNGGSKPGNKDVTRVNEASTSNINALKTALPGSSGEPASEPSPDTRESDHGKETQQPSGEIGGSVWDQLSEALCAKKEQLSKENGWGSTPKKVVISSDNSWGKNAKKMQPSPGSNWGKKQQPSQENSWGKQNVGSKSWSYKXLRGRALGPTMAMLRSKRYT, from the exons ATGGAGTTGAGCAAGAGAATCCGAGTGGTATTCAAAGATGACGACATTTTGAGCGACACCCAGAAATTGGAGGGTTTGAGCCGCAGCTGGGTTCTGCTGGACCCCCACCGCCACGACGCCGTTTCCGACCTCGCCTCCCATCTCCTCCACGCTTTCCGACTCCACCAATCCTGCCCCCACGGCATCGTCCTCTCC ATATCTGGCTTTGCCTTACCACCGTTTGTATCTACCAGAATTTTAAAAGATGATGAGATTATCAG TGTGCGGAAAAGGAAGGACATTTTGTCAATAGAAGGAAACAATGCTGCTGCTAATGATGTTCAGAAATTGAAAGCTCTGGAGAAGCGACCCGTAGACGCTGGCGTCTTGCTTTTAGCAAATGGAGAGTTTGAGAAAGAAAAAGGTGGTTATGAAAGTGACGAGTCTGAAGATGATGACGAAGTCTTGTTGGACGTAGTTGAAGATTCTGCAGCtgaaaattcaagaaagaaaAATCGCAAAAGAAAAGCAGCCGAGAGGCTAGAAGGCAATAA GGAGAAGAAACAACGTTCTGTGGTTACTGGAAATGCTTCCAGTGATGtttgtaaagaaaaaaaagatgcTTCTGTAGCTCGAGATAATGTGGAAAACAAAGATAACCCTGCTAAGCATAGTGATGAGGACAATGTGGTGGGGCCTGGCGAGGAGAG AATTGTTGTTGTTCAAGAAATAGACAACAAGATCGACGATGCCGAAATCCCCCCTAAGGAAACAAAAAAG GTTCCAAGTAGAAGTGCTCGGCGGGCGTATAAAAAAAGAATTTGGTTGCGTGAAA GCAAAATTCAGAAGCAAAATGCCACTTGTGAATCAGAGGGTCTA CGAAACTGGAAAGAGGACCAAGCTAAAGCTGACAGAAGAAAAAGGAATGGCCAATCGAATGGACAG CAAAAGTGGAAAAAATACCAAGCTGAGGGTGAAAGGAACAAAGATGATGGTCAGCCAAAAGGACTA CTACACTGGAAGCTATTTTCCCAAGACAACAGGGTTGTTAAGGGAAAGAAGCATAAACAAAATAGCCGAAATGATGACTGTCTGGAACTTCGAAAACAAAATGGTGATGAACGCAAGCAGAAAAATCAAAATGGTGATGCACACAAgcagaaaaatcaaaattacgATAAACATGGGCAGCTGACCCAAATGAGTGGCACATTAGAGCAGCCAAGCCACAGTATGCATGAGCAACCAGATCAGAGTAGTCCATCCATACAAGAATGTATAAATCAAAACTGTGATGCATCAAAGCCATCAAATTATAATTGTATGGAGGAGAATGAATTTGCTCCCATCGAAATAAGGCCTGGACATATCCGCTTTGAACCTTTGGAAGAAG AGGAAGCTGTGCAGCAAGATCATGCACCTCTG AAAACCTTTAATTGGAATGGAATTACTAGCAAGAAGAAAGGCCAACAGTGGGGGAAGGAAAACCGTGGATTCACGCCTAGAAACGATTACGGAACAAACAAAGAAGATTCTGAAGCACTgactaaagaaaaaaagaaacaaccaaATGAGAGAATCAACTTTGATAAGCTTCATCCCCTTCCTGGCGCGCCTAAG AAAGGAGATCTCATTGCTTATCGAGTTCTGGAATTGTCATCAACATGGACGCCTGAGCTTTCTGCGCATAGG GTTGGAAAAGTATCTTGGTACAATGCAGAGTCCCAGCAAATGATGTTACTGCCG GTACTAGAATATCCACTCGTTTCTGAGGAAGATGATGAGGGTGATGCCACCGAACTTGATAACTCTCTCTATAGAGAAGATGGGTCTTTGGAG ATTGATTTTTCAGCACTTATTGATGTACGTGTCCTCACCAATGGAGGATCAAAACCAGGAAATAAAGACGTTACACGTGTGAATGAAGCATCTACAAGTAATATAAATGCTCTGAAGACAGCATTGCCTGGCAGCAGTGGCGAACCAGCTTCTGAACCCAGCCCAG ATACTCGAGAATCAGACCATGGTAAAGAGACACAGCAGCCTAGTGGAG AAATTGGTGGGAGTGTGTGGGACCAATTGAGTGAGGCTCTATGTGCCAAAAAGGAGCAACTATCCAAGGAAAATGGTTGGGGCAGTACCCCCAAGAAGGTGGTAATCTCTAGTGACAATAGTTGGGGGAAGAATGCGAAGAAGATGCAACCATCACCTGGAAGTAACTGGGGCAAGAAACAACAGCCGTCACAGGAAAATAGTTGGGGGAAGCAGAATGTAGGCAGTAAATCATGGTCGTACAA GCTGAGAGGCCGCGCACTTGGTCCAACAATGGCTATGCTGAGGTCAAAGCGGTATACATGA
- the LOC121807458 gene encoding uncharacterized protein LOC121807458 isoform X2, translating into MGRFLLSSLYLSLLSTLFSVSLGGVEQASLPPRGWNSYDSFCWTISEEEFLKNAELVAHRLHSHGYEYVVVDYLWYRRKVDGAYVDSLGFDVIDEWGRMKPDPGRWPSSRDGKGFTKVAEEVHKMGLKFGIHVMRGISTQAFNANTPILDVNTGKAYEESGRKWYAKDIGIKERACTWMQNGFMSVDTKLGAGRAFLRSLYQQYADWGIDFVKHDCVFGNDFSLDEISYVSKVLTELNRPVVYSLSPGTSVTPAMARDVSSLVNMYRITGDDWDRWKDVAGHFDVSRDFSAANMIGAKGLRGKSWPDLDMLPLGWLTSEGLNEGPHRQCNLTLDEQRTQMTLWSMAKSPLMFGGDMRHLDEATFSLITNPTLLEINAFSSNNLEFPYFSSPSFCRVKNHALDGPRISEPLSLGLTSCKDAEAAGWSARAIEDGHEQVCWQDESRNGQQEPFCLYKKQPFSLNDDVTNNRYYDGKVHLLKTKEAEACLGASSNTKLTSKESKRGSFSTCKLHTNQMWELTNNGTLTNSYSGLCASMRRVRANSVSKSVRAWIATGRRGEIYVAFFNLGDQKTDISMRVAELGKVLHGKKFSTALCKCREEWSGKDFGVVDSFSTQVEVHGCALFVLNCSYRSDRMW; encoded by the exons ATGGGGCGGTTTCTTTTGagctctctctatctctctctcctctcaaCTCTTTTCTCCGTAAG CCTGGGAGGAGTAGAGCAGGCTAGCTTGCCGCCGCGGGGTTGGAACTCGTATGATTCGTTCTGTTGGACCATTTCCGAGGAAGAGTTTCTTAAGAATGCTGAACTCGTTGCTCACCGCTTGCATAGTCATGGATATGAG TACGTGGTGGTGGATTATCTGTGGTATAGGAGGAAAGTTGACGGGGCTTATGTAGATTCTCTTGGATTTGATGTTATTGATGAATGGGGAAGGATGAAGCCTGACCCGGGTAGATGGCCTTCCTCTAGAGATGGGAAAGGGTTCACCAAAGTGGCTGAGGAAGTGCATAAAATGGGTTTGAAATTCGGCATTCATGTTATGAGAGGTATCAGCACGCAGGCATTCAATGCAAACACACCTATCCTTGATGTTAATACG GGCAAAGCATATGAGGAGTCGGGGCGGAAGTGGTATGCAAAGGACATAGGAATCAAGGAGAGGGCTTGCACATGGATGCAAAATGGTTTCATGAGCGTCGACACCAAATTAGGAGCTGGAAGAGCGTTTCTGAGGTCACTGTATCAACAATATGCTGACTGGGGTATTGATTTTG TCAAACATGATTGTGTATTTGGCAATGACTTCAGCCTAGACGAGATAAGCTATGTTTCAAAG GTCTTAACCGAACTTAACCGTCCTGTTGTGTATTCCTTATCTCCTGGAACAAGTGTGACACCAGCCATGGCAAGGGATGTTAGTAGTCTGGTCAATATGTACAGAATTACTGGGGATGATTGGGATAGATGGAAGGATGTGGCTGGCCATTTTGATGTTTCTCG GGATTTTTCTGCTGCAAATATGATTGGAGCAAAAGGCCTGCGTGGGAAGTCCTGGCCAGACTTAGATATGCTTCCATTGGGGTGGCTTACTAGTGAAG GTTTAAATGAAGGCCCTCATAGACAATGCAACCTCACTCTAGATGAACAAAGAACGCAG ATGACATTGTGGTCCATGGCGAAGTCTCCTCTCATGTTCGGAGGAGATATGAGACACCTTGACGAGGCAACATTCAGCCTGATTACTAATCCTACTCTCTTGGAGATAAACGCCTTCAGTTCAAACAATTTGGAG TTCCCCTACTTCTCAAGTCCAAGCTTCTGTCGTGTAAAAAATCATGCATTAGATGGACCTAGAATCTCTGAACCACTTTCTTTGGGCCTCACCAGCTGCAAAGATGCTGAGGCGGCTGGATGGTCTGCTAGAGCTATTGAAGATGGTCATGAACAAGTCTGTTGGCAGGACGAGTCAAGAAACGGGCAGCAAGAGCCTTTTTGCCTTTACAAAAAACAACCTTTTTCGTt AAACGATGATGTGACAAACAATCGTTACTATGACGGGAAAGTCCATTTGTTGAAGACAAAGGAGGCGGAGGCTTGCCTGGGTGCTTCTTCAAACACAAAGCTTACTTCCAAGGAATCGAAAAGGGGATCATTTTCAACATGTAAATTGCATACCAATCAG ATGTGGGAACTGACCAATAATGGCACCCTGACAAATAGCTATTCTGGCTTATGTGCATCAATGAGGAGAGTAAGAG CTAATTCTGTGTCCAAAAGCGTTCGTGCTTGGATCGCAACTGGAAGAAGAG GAGAAATATATGTTGCGTTTTTCAACCTAGGCGATCAGAAGACCGACATATCAATGAGGGTAGCTGAGTTGGGCAAGGTGCTCCATGGTAAAAAATTTAGCACTGCTTTGTGTAAATGCAGAGAAGAATGGAGTGGGAAAGACTTTGGAGTCGTAGACTCGTTTTCGACCCAAGTAGAAGTCCATGGATGTGCTCTTTTCGTCCTAAACTGCTCTTATAG ATCAGATCGAATGTGGTGA
- the LOC121807458 gene encoding uncharacterized protein LOC121807458 isoform X1: MGRFLLSSLYLSLLSTLFSVSLGGVEQASLPPRGWNSYDSFCWTISEEEFLKNAELVAHRLHSHGYEYVVVDYLWYRRKVDGAYVDSLGFDVIDEWGRMKPDPGRWPSSRDGKGFTKVAEEVHKMGLKFGIHVMRGISTQAFNANTPILDVNTGKAYEESGRKWYAKDIGIKERACTWMQNGFMSVDTKLGAGRAFLRSLYQQYADWGIDFVKHDCVFGNDFSLDEISYVSKVLTELNRPVVYSLSPGTSVTPAMARDVSSLVNMYRITGDDWDRWKDVAGHFDVSRDFSAANMIGAKGLRGKSWPDLDMLPLGWLTSEGLNEGPHRQCNLTLDEQRTQMTLWSMAKSPLMFGGDMRHLDEATFSLITNPTLLEINAFSSNNLEFPYFSSPSFCRVKNHALDGPRISEPLSLGLTSCKDAEAAGWSARAIEDGHEQVCWQDESRNGQQEPFCLYKKQPFSLNDDVTNNRYYDGKVHLLKTKEAEACLGASSNTKLTSKESKRGSFSTCKLHTNQMWELTNNGTLTNSYSGLCASMRRVRANSVSKSVRAWIATGRRGEIYVAFFNLGDQKTDISMRVAELGKVLHGKKFSTALCKCREEWSGKDFGVVDSFSTQVEVHGCALFVLNCSYSTPTPLLNQENDQEKIKCNEEKGGNAIAPADRISLGKLDAFLMITIVILLFFDL, translated from the exons ATGGGGCGGTTTCTTTTGagctctctctatctctctctcctctcaaCTCTTTTCTCCGTAAG CCTGGGAGGAGTAGAGCAGGCTAGCTTGCCGCCGCGGGGTTGGAACTCGTATGATTCGTTCTGTTGGACCATTTCCGAGGAAGAGTTTCTTAAGAATGCTGAACTCGTTGCTCACCGCTTGCATAGTCATGGATATGAG TACGTGGTGGTGGATTATCTGTGGTATAGGAGGAAAGTTGACGGGGCTTATGTAGATTCTCTTGGATTTGATGTTATTGATGAATGGGGAAGGATGAAGCCTGACCCGGGTAGATGGCCTTCCTCTAGAGATGGGAAAGGGTTCACCAAAGTGGCTGAGGAAGTGCATAAAATGGGTTTGAAATTCGGCATTCATGTTATGAGAGGTATCAGCACGCAGGCATTCAATGCAAACACACCTATCCTTGATGTTAATACG GGCAAAGCATATGAGGAGTCGGGGCGGAAGTGGTATGCAAAGGACATAGGAATCAAGGAGAGGGCTTGCACATGGATGCAAAATGGTTTCATGAGCGTCGACACCAAATTAGGAGCTGGAAGAGCGTTTCTGAGGTCACTGTATCAACAATATGCTGACTGGGGTATTGATTTTG TCAAACATGATTGTGTATTTGGCAATGACTTCAGCCTAGACGAGATAAGCTATGTTTCAAAG GTCTTAACCGAACTTAACCGTCCTGTTGTGTATTCCTTATCTCCTGGAACAAGTGTGACACCAGCCATGGCAAGGGATGTTAGTAGTCTGGTCAATATGTACAGAATTACTGGGGATGATTGGGATAGATGGAAGGATGTGGCTGGCCATTTTGATGTTTCTCG GGATTTTTCTGCTGCAAATATGATTGGAGCAAAAGGCCTGCGTGGGAAGTCCTGGCCAGACTTAGATATGCTTCCATTGGGGTGGCTTACTAGTGAAG GTTTAAATGAAGGCCCTCATAGACAATGCAACCTCACTCTAGATGAACAAAGAACGCAG ATGACATTGTGGTCCATGGCGAAGTCTCCTCTCATGTTCGGAGGAGATATGAGACACCTTGACGAGGCAACATTCAGCCTGATTACTAATCCTACTCTCTTGGAGATAAACGCCTTCAGTTCAAACAATTTGGAG TTCCCCTACTTCTCAAGTCCAAGCTTCTGTCGTGTAAAAAATCATGCATTAGATGGACCTAGAATCTCTGAACCACTTTCTTTGGGCCTCACCAGCTGCAAAGATGCTGAGGCGGCTGGATGGTCTGCTAGAGCTATTGAAGATGGTCATGAACAAGTCTGTTGGCAGGACGAGTCAAGAAACGGGCAGCAAGAGCCTTTTTGCCTTTACAAAAAACAACCTTTTTCGTt AAACGATGATGTGACAAACAATCGTTACTATGACGGGAAAGTCCATTTGTTGAAGACAAAGGAGGCGGAGGCTTGCCTGGGTGCTTCTTCAAACACAAAGCTTACTTCCAAGGAATCGAAAAGGGGATCATTTTCAACATGTAAATTGCATACCAATCAG ATGTGGGAACTGACCAATAATGGCACCCTGACAAATAGCTATTCTGGCTTATGTGCATCAATGAGGAGAGTAAGAG CTAATTCTGTGTCCAAAAGCGTTCGTGCTTGGATCGCAACTGGAAGAAGAG GAGAAATATATGTTGCGTTTTTCAACCTAGGCGATCAGAAGACCGACATATCAATGAGGGTAGCTGAGTTGGGCAAGGTGCTCCATGGTAAAAAATTTAGCACTGCTTTGTGTAAATGCAGAGAAGAATGGAGTGGGAAAGACTTTGGAGTCGTAGACTCGTTTTCGACCCAAGTAGAAGTCCATGGATGTGCTCTTTTCGTCCTAAACTGCTCTTATAG TACTCCTACCCCTCTTCTCAACCAAGAAAATGACCAAGAGAAAATCAAATGCAATGAAGAGAAAGGAGGCAACGCCATTGCGCCTGCTGATCGCATCAGCCTTGGAAAGCTTGATGCTTTTCTAATGATCACCATTgtaattcttttgttttttgatttgtaa
- the LOC121807458 gene encoding uncharacterized protein LOC121807458 isoform X3: protein MKPDPGRWPSSRDGKGFTKVAEEVHKMGLKFGIHVMRGISTQAFNANTPILDVNTGKAYEESGRKWYAKDIGIKERACTWMQNGFMSVDTKLGAGRAFLRSLYQQYADWGIDFVKHDCVFGNDFSLDEISYVSKVLTELNRPVVYSLSPGTSVTPAMARDVSSLVNMYRITGDDWDRWKDVAGHFDVSRDFSAANMIGAKGLRGKSWPDLDMLPLGWLTSEGLNEGPHRQCNLTLDEQRTQMTLWSMAKSPLMFGGDMRHLDEATFSLITNPTLLEINAFSSNNLEFPYFSSPSFCRVKNHALDGPRISEPLSLGLTSCKDAEAAGWSARAIEDGHEQVCWQDESRNGQQEPFCLYKKQPFSLNDDVTNNRYYDGKVHLLKTKEAEACLGASSNTKLTSKESKRGSFSTCKLHTNQMWELTNNGTLTNSYSGLCASMRRVRANSVSKSVRAWIATGRRGEIYVAFFNLGDQKTDISMRVAELGKVLHGKKFSTALCKCREEWSGKDFGVVDSFSTQVEVHGCALFVLNCSYSTPTPLLNQENDQEKIKCNEEKGGNAIAPADRISLGKLDAFLMITIVILLFFDL from the exons ATGAAGCCTGACCCGGGTAGATGGCCTTCCTCTAGAGATGGGAAAGGGTTCACCAAAGTGGCTGAGGAAGTGCATAAAATGGGTTTGAAATTCGGCATTCATGTTATGAGAGGTATCAGCACGCAGGCATTCAATGCAAACACACCTATCCTTGATGTTAATACG GGCAAAGCATATGAGGAGTCGGGGCGGAAGTGGTATGCAAAGGACATAGGAATCAAGGAGAGGGCTTGCACATGGATGCAAAATGGTTTCATGAGCGTCGACACCAAATTAGGAGCTGGAAGAGCGTTTCTGAGGTCACTGTATCAACAATATGCTGACTGGGGTATTGATTTTG TCAAACATGATTGTGTATTTGGCAATGACTTCAGCCTAGACGAGATAAGCTATGTTTCAAAG GTCTTAACCGAACTTAACCGTCCTGTTGTGTATTCCTTATCTCCTGGAACAAGTGTGACACCAGCCATGGCAAGGGATGTTAGTAGTCTGGTCAATATGTACAGAATTACTGGGGATGATTGGGATAGATGGAAGGATGTGGCTGGCCATTTTGATGTTTCTCG GGATTTTTCTGCTGCAAATATGATTGGAGCAAAAGGCCTGCGTGGGAAGTCCTGGCCAGACTTAGATATGCTTCCATTGGGGTGGCTTACTAGTGAAG GTTTAAATGAAGGCCCTCATAGACAATGCAACCTCACTCTAGATGAACAAAGAACGCAG ATGACATTGTGGTCCATGGCGAAGTCTCCTCTCATGTTCGGAGGAGATATGAGACACCTTGACGAGGCAACATTCAGCCTGATTACTAATCCTACTCTCTTGGAGATAAACGCCTTCAGTTCAAACAATTTGGAG TTCCCCTACTTCTCAAGTCCAAGCTTCTGTCGTGTAAAAAATCATGCATTAGATGGACCTAGAATCTCTGAACCACTTTCTTTGGGCCTCACCAGCTGCAAAGATGCTGAGGCGGCTGGATGGTCTGCTAGAGCTATTGAAGATGGTCATGAACAAGTCTGTTGGCAGGACGAGTCAAGAAACGGGCAGCAAGAGCCTTTTTGCCTTTACAAAAAACAACCTTTTTCGTt AAACGATGATGTGACAAACAATCGTTACTATGACGGGAAAGTCCATTTGTTGAAGACAAAGGAGGCGGAGGCTTGCCTGGGTGCTTCTTCAAACACAAAGCTTACTTCCAAGGAATCGAAAAGGGGATCATTTTCAACATGTAAATTGCATACCAATCAG ATGTGGGAACTGACCAATAATGGCACCCTGACAAATAGCTATTCTGGCTTATGTGCATCAATGAGGAGAGTAAGAG CTAATTCTGTGTCCAAAAGCGTTCGTGCTTGGATCGCAACTGGAAGAAGAG GAGAAATATATGTTGCGTTTTTCAACCTAGGCGATCAGAAGACCGACATATCAATGAGGGTAGCTGAGTTGGGCAAGGTGCTCCATGGTAAAAAATTTAGCACTGCTTTGTGTAAATGCAGAGAAGAATGGAGTGGGAAAGACTTTGGAGTCGTAGACTCGTTTTCGACCCAAGTAGAAGTCCATGGATGTGCTCTTTTCGTCCTAAACTGCTCTTATAG TACTCCTACCCCTCTTCTCAACCAAGAAAATGACCAAGAGAAAATCAAATGCAATGAAGAGAAAGGAGGCAACGCCATTGCGCCTGCTGATCGCATCAGCCTTGGAAAGCTTGATGCTTTTCTAATGATCACCATTgtaattcttttgttttttgatttgtaa